The nucleotide sequence GGCCGAGCCGTTGGGATCCACGGACGGCCCGGCGGGCTCAAAAATTTCTTCGCGCGTCAACCGCAGTCCGCTTCGTTCGATCCAGAGCCGCTTCGCCAAGCGCCCGCCCCCGCCCGAGACGCGGATCAAATGAATCAGATAATCCGGACCGACCTGCTCCAACACGGGGACTTCTCCGGCTTCGACATACGGGCCGACCAGGGCTGATACGGCCAGCCGCAACTCGGACGCCTCCAGCCCGGATTCGGCCGGCAGCAAAAGCGAGCCCCCGTTGGCCGGTCCGCTCTCGACCACATGCCCCTGACTCGGGATCGTCAGCAGGACGCGGTCGTTCGATCCGATCAGGTCGAACAACGTTCCCCCGAACGGATCAAAGGCCGTCAAACGGAGCGACGGGGGCGCTCCTTCCGGTTGGCGGGAAAAATACAAGCGGGCCGTGACCGCCGCCTGCCGATCCGAACGAATCTCAAGGAGCGCCTTAAGCGTCTCGATCGACCGCGTCCGCCGGTCCAGACGGCCGAGGAGGTCCTGGAGCGACGCCGAGAGCAGCGGCGCTTGGGGAACGATCACATACCGGGGACCGCAGCCGCCGATCAGCACCATCATCAGAGCTAGGCTCAACGGCAGCCATCTACCCGGACCCCTAGGCACTCTTAAAAACCCCTGATCATCTATTTCCCAAAAAGAATTTCCAGGGCCTGTCGGATATGGCCGACGCCGATCGCATCGATCCCCTCGACGCCGCCGAGCCTCGTCCGGTTCCGCTCCGGCAACAGGCACTGCTTGAACCCCATCTTGGCCGCCTCGCGAAGCCGGACCTCGGCCTGATGGATCGCCCGCACCTCGCCGCCCAAGCCCACTTCGCCCAGCACCAGAATTTTCGGATCCAGCGGCCGCTCCCGAAATCCCGACGCGACGGCCGCGACGATCCCCAGGTCCACCGCCGGCTCGTCGATCTGCATCCCGCCCACGACATTGATGAAGACGTCCTGTCCCTGGAGCTGCAGCCCGGCGCGTTTCTCCAGGACGGCGAGGAGCAGCGAGACCCGGTTGGGGTCCACGCCGATCGCCATCCGCCGGGGCAGGCCGAAGTTGGTGGGGGTGACGAGCGCCTGGAGTTCGACCAGGATCGGCCGCGTCCCCTCGATGCTGGAGACGACGACCGAACCGGCCGTGTTCGACGGCCGTTCGCTTAAAAAAAGCTCGGAGGGGTTCGAGACCTCTTCCAGCCCGAGCGATTTCATTTCAAAGACGCCGATCTCGTTCGTCGAGCCGAAGCGGTTTTTCACGGCGCGGAGGATGCGGTACGGATGGCCCTTGTCGCCCTCGAAATAGAGCACCGTGTCGACCATATGCTCCAGAATCCGCGGCCCCGCGATCGAGCCGTCCTTGGTGACATGGCCGACCAGGAAGGTCGGCGTGTTCGTTTGCTTGGCATGGATCATCAACTGCGCCGCCGACTCCCGGATCTGGCTGACGCTTCCGGGGGCGGAAGTAATCTGCGCGGTATAGACCGTCTGGATCGAGTCGATCACGATCGCGCGGGGTTTCAACGACTGCGCGGTTTTCAGGATTTCTTCAAGCGAGGTCTCGGACAGGATCAAGAGATTTTTGGAATCAACCCCCAGCCGCCCGCCGCGCATCTTGATCTGGTGCGGCGACTCCTCTCCGGAGACGTAGAGAACCGGCCGGTCCCGGCTGATCCGTTGAAACGCCTGGAGCAGCAGCGTGGATTTCCCGATGCCCGGGTCGCCGCCGATCAGCACCATCGAACCGGCCACGACCCCCCCGCCCAAGACCCGGTCCAACTCCCCCATGCCGGTGGAGAAACGGT is from Nitrospiria bacterium and encodes:
- the radA gene encoding DNA repair protein RadA, producing the protein MPRPKTSFVCQNCGYSSPKWLGKCPDCDQWNSLQEETAAAAAPSRWMASERSPQKPRPIGEIPQAADDRFSTGMGELDRVLGGGVVAGSMVLIGGDPGIGKSTLLLQAFQRISRDRPVLYVSGEESPHQIKMRGGRLGVDSKNLLILSETSLEEILKTAQSLKPRAIVIDSIQTVYTAQITSAPGSVSQIRESAAQLMIHAKQTNTPTFLVGHVTKDGSIAGPRILEHMVDTVLYFEGDKGHPYRILRAVKNRFGSTNEIGVFEMKSLGLEEVSNPSELFLSERPSNTAGSVVVSSIEGTRPILVELQALVTPTNFGLPRRMAIGVDPNRVSLLLAVLEKRAGLQLQGQDVFINVVGGMQIDEPAVDLGIVAAVASGFRERPLDPKILVLGEVGLGGEVRAIHQAEVRLREAAKMGFKQCLLPERNRTRLGGVEGIDAIGVGHIRQALEILFGK